A region from the Bubalus kerabau isolate K-KA32 ecotype Philippines breed swamp buffalo chromosome 23, PCC_UOA_SB_1v2, whole genome shotgun sequence genome encodes:
- the LOC129637488 gene encoding salivary gland specific protein SAGSIN1, translated as MAAALSGLAVRLSRSAAARSYGVFCKGLTRTLLIFFDLAWRLRINFPYLYIVASMMLNVRLQVHIEIH; from the exons ATGGCGGCGGCTCTGTCGGGCCTGGCTGTCCGGCTATCGCGCTCGGCCGCCGCCCGCTCTTATGGGGTCTTCTGCAAGGGGTTGACCCGCACGCTGCTCATCTTCTTCGACCTGGCCTGGCGCTTGCGTATCAACTTCCCCTACCTCTACATCGTGGCTTCCATGATGCTCAACGTCCGTCTGCAG GTTCATATTGAGATCCACTGA
- the FAM220A gene encoding protein FAM220A, translating into MRDGHRPLRTRLTEEQGAGAASNRASCRELWSERRQEASPGPADAASWVRRPAADARGDPGKEESSLETKHDPRGTSPLLRSGLEALPRWQEAVGRNSASAAAQTNPAGLSSAPAGERGVGPARGVGEAPGTDWPRAVPRATGGHRGRSHGGESRGSGLLGRQRGSAKGVSEDDPPRAFLEKLDSALAPSCLRSILLHAHPLIFLNNEMKSFFPGHPEPMFSEPRVEYKKMLSWEKSTSDDLQITVASLAAQAFE; encoded by the coding sequence ATGAGGGACGGACACAGGCCTCTCCGCACCCGCCTCACAGAGGAGCAGGGAGCGGGCGCCGCCTCGAACAGAGCCTCGTGCAGAGAACTGTGGAGCGAGAGAAGGCAGGAGGCGAGCCCTGGCCCAGCAGATGCCGCTTCCTGGGTGAGGAGGCCTGCGGCCGATGCCCGGGGAGATCCAGGAAAGGAGGAGTCATCTCTGGAAACAAAGCATGACCCGCGTGGCACCAGCCCCTTGCTTCGCAGTGGCCTCGAAGCGCTTCCACGGTGGCAAGAAGCAGTAGGAAGAAATTCAGCCTCAGCGGCTGCGCAGACCAACCCTGCGGGTCTGTCCTCGGCTCCTGCAGGGGAGCGGGGTGTGGGGCCGGCCCGTGGCGTCGGGGAGGCTCCTGGCACGGACTGGCCGCGGGCAGTGCCCAGGGCCACTGGCGGCCACAGAGGACGGAGCCACGGCGGAGAGTCCCGGGGGTCAGGACTGCTGGGCCGGCAGAGAGGGTCGGCAAAGGGGGTTTCTGAGGATGACCCGCCCCGTGCTTTCCTGGAGAAGCTGGACTCTGCGTTGGCACCCTCTTGCCTGCGATCCATCCTGCTGCACGCACATCCCCTAATATTCTTGAATAATGAGATGAAAAGTTTtttccctggccatccagagCCCATGTTTTCAGAGCCAAGAGTAGAGTACAAGAAAATGCTTTCATGGGAAAAAAGTACCTCAGATGATCTGCAGATAACAGTGGCATCACTGGCTGCACAAGCTTTTGAATGA